One region of Skermanella mucosa genomic DNA includes:
- a CDS encoding response regulator, with protein sequence MKAAHPIKVLCVDDNAMIVMATQATIDATPDMDCVGCLYSADELVDTVAELRPDAVLLDLTMPGKEPLAALRELTDAHPEVPVIVFSGLSDRRSAEKAFAAGARRYLTKGGDGRPVLDAIRAVASEQQPPLAVAS encoded by the coding sequence ATGAAGGCGGCCCACCCGATCAAGGTACTCTGCGTCGATGACAACGCCATGATCGTCATGGCGACGCAGGCCACCATCGACGCCACGCCCGATATGGATTGCGTCGGCTGCCTGTACTCCGCGGACGAGCTTGTCGATACGGTCGCGGAACTCCGCCCGGATGCCGTCCTGCTCGACCTCACCATGCCGGGCAAGGAGCCGCTGGCAGCACTCCGTGAACTGACCGATGCCCATCCGGAAGTGCCGGTCATCGTCTTCAGCGGCCTGAGCGACCGGAGATCGGCGGAAAAGGCCTTCGCCGCGGGGGCCCGCCGTTACTTGACCAAGGGGGGCGACGGGCGGCCCGTGCTGGACGCGATTCGCGC